The Aggregicoccus sp. 17bor-14 genome contains the following window.
ACGCCGCGAGCCTCGGGCTGCTGCTGGGCACGCTCGCGCTCCCGCTCTTCGCGCTCTGGGGCCCTGCCGCGGAGGGGCGCCGGCTGCGGCTCGAGGACGCGCTGCCCGCGCTCGTCGCCAGCGCGAGCCCCACCTACGCCGCGTGGGTGTGCAGCGGGATGGAGACGGGGCTGCAGGCGCTGCTGCTCGCGCTCGCCGGGGCGTGGGGCCTGCGCGAGCTGCGCACGGGTCAGGACGCCCGCGCGGGCTGGGCGCTGGGGCTGCTCTGCCTCACGCGCCCCGAGGGACTCCTCTACGCCGGCGCCGCGGGCGCGCTGTGGCTGGGCGTGCGCACGCTGCAGCGCCGGGCGCCCGGGAGGCAGGAACTGCGGCAGCTCCTCGGACTGCTGGTGCCGGTGCTCGGCTGGCTCGCGGTGCGCTGGGGGTACTTCGCGGACCTGCTGCCCAACACGTACTACGCGAAGCGACTGTGGGAGTTCGGCGCGGCGGCCTATCTGAGCAACTTCCGCACCGCGCACCCGGCCCTCACGCACCTCGCGCTCGGGCTGCTCGCACTCGGGCTGCTCGTGCCCTCGCCGGTGCGCCGGCGCGCGCTGCTCACGCTGCTGCTGCTCGGGGCGGGCGTGCTCTTCGTGTACCAGTCGAAGGGGGACTGGATGCGCGAGTGGCGCTTCCTTGCGCCGCTGGTGCCCCTGCTGGGCTGCGCACTCGCCGCGGGACTCAGCGCGCTGCGTCCCGCGCTGCAGGGCGTGCTGCCTGCGGTGGGTGCGCTCGCGCTGCTCACCGGGGCCGTGGGCGCGGAGGGCCTGCACCGCTCGCCCGCGGTGCGCCGCAGCCCGGAGCTGCCGTACCGCTACGTGGCGCAGCAGTTCGAGGGCGTGCGCGCGCAGGCGCAGGCGCTCGGGCAGCGCCACGCGCTGCTGGGCTTTCCGGACCTCGGGGGCCAGGCGCTGCTGCTGCGCGAGGCCGAGGTGGTGGACGTGGCGGGGCTCGCGGACTACGCGCTCGCGCACCACGCGGGAAACCTCCGGGCGCTCGACGACTACCTCGTGTCCGAAGGCCCGCCGGTGCTGCTCGATGCGCACGGCCCCAGCGGCCACCTGCGGGAGCTCAGGGGGCTGATGGCCCGCTTCGAGCGCGATGGCAGCGGGCGCTACGTGCTGCGGGGCCTGAGCGCCTCGGAGGACCCGCGCTGTCCGGGCGGCAAGGCGGCGACCCTCGCGCTGGCCCCGCCTGCGCAGGTACAGGCCTTCGCAAAGGACGTGGCGGAGGACGCGCCCGAGCAGGCCCTGGGCCGCTGGCGCTGCCTGCGCGCATATCTGGACGATGCGCAGCTGCCCTCGCGGGAGGGGCGCGAGCAGCTGGCCCGACAGGCGGAGGCCCGCGCCGAGGCGCACCTGGCCGCAGGCGAGCGACTCCCCGCGCTGCGCCACCTCTCGCTCGCCACGCTGCTCTCGGACGGGGATGCCCACCGGCGCCGGCGCACCGAGCAACTGAGGGCGGAGCTCTTCCCCCGCGCCCCCTGATGCAATCGCGCCGGGCGGCGCGCGTAGGGAGGCTGACGGCCTTCTTCTGGAGCCCTTTGAATGATGCCCGCCCTCCTGCTCACCGCCCTGGTGAGCGCAGACCCCGTGCTCGCGGCCCCCGGTGTGTCCGGCGCGCGCGCGACGGGGCCGCACCTGCCGGCCCTGAGCGGGCCGCACGCGGTGGGGCGGGTGCTCCTGCGCTGGGTGGACCGGACGCGCGTGGACCCGGTGGGAGGGGGCAGCGCGCGTCAGCTGCTCGCGTGGGTGTGGTACCCGGCGCAAGGGGCGGACGGCGGGCTGCCGGAAGTGGCGCTGCCGGGGACCTGGGGCGAGCGGCGCGCGAGCTTCAACCGGCGCACCTACGGTGACCGTGCGGCGCAGGCGCTCGCGGGGCTGCGCGTGCACGCGGTGACGGGGCGCGCGCCGGCGCCCGTGCGCTCGCCGGTGGTGCTGTTCAGCGCCGGGGCGGGACAGCTGCCCACGGACTACAGCCTGCTCATCGAGGACCTGGTGAGCCACGGCTACGTGGTGGTGGGGCTCGCCTCGCCGTCGCTCGCGTGCGTGGTGCGGCTGCCGGACGGGCGCGAGGTGACGCAGGCGCCGGGCCTGCCCGAGCGCCTCGCGCTGGAGGACCTGCTCTTCGCGCGCACGCAGCTCGCGGCGCTGGACCTGGAGCAGGACAGCCCGCTGCACGGGCGGCTGGACCTCGCGCGCGTCGCGGCGGTGGGGCACTCGCTGGGCGGGGTGGCCTCGGTGGCGGCCTGCGGCGAGGCGCCGGCCCTGCGCGCGTGCGTGAACCTGGACGGGGACTTCGTGGGCGCGGCGCTCGAGGGCGAGGCGCGCCAGCCGCTGCTCTACGTGACGACGGATGCCTCGCCGCTCTCGGACAGCCTGCACTGGTGGCAGCTGCCCTTGGGGTGGAACGAGCGGCGCCGCACGCATGCGTGGACGGCGGCCTCGCGCAGCGCGAGCGCGGCGGTGCGCGCGCACGTGGCGGGCACGCTGCACGGCAACTTCCAGGACGCGGCGCTGCTGCCCTCGAGCTGGATGCAGGAGGACAAGCGCGCGGAGAGGCTGGGGCCCATCGGCGGCGAGCGCGGCATCCGCCTGACGGGAGAGCTGATGCGCACCTTCCTCGAGCACCACCTCTCGGGCCGCGGCAGCGAGCTGCCCGACTTCCCGGCCTGGCACGCGGCCGAGGTCTCCGCCACGGCCAAGAACTCCCATTGAGGGGAGCGAAGTGGGCGAAGCGATCCCCTCTCCCTCTGGGAGTGGGTCGGAGTGAGGGAGCTGGGCGAAGCCGTGAGACCGCTCCCACTCCGCTCGCGAGCGCCGAGGGGCACTGCGCTCAGCGGGCCATGACGACGGCGCCCGGGAGTCGCTGGGAGAAGAAGCGTGCGGCGCGCGCGGCCTCGGCGCGCTGGTGGCGCTCGAGCAGCGCACCGGCTGCGCCCGCGAGCAGCATGACCCCGATTGCTGGCAGGAGCAGGAGCGGCATCGCACGCACGAGTGCCATCCCCGTCAGCACCACAGCGATGAAGCCTGCCTCCGCGAGCAGGACCGCTGGGGGAAACCCAGCGCTCACCCGGAGCTGGACGCGCGCTCTCCCGCCGAGCGCATACACGTATCCATCGACCGTGGGATTCCACCGCGCGAGCACCGTCGACGGAGTGCGCCACGCCGAGAAGTGAGCGGAGTCGAAGCGACCGAAGTAGAGCTGGTCGAGCCGCCCGAGCACGGACAGGTCCTCACGTGCGATGTCCGGGTGCGCGATGCTGCGCCGAAGCTCGCGCAACGCCTGCTCTGGGGAAAGCGGGACATCGAGGTCGAGGTCGAGGGTCATGGAGCTCAGCGGCATGTTAACTCCGCCCAAGGGACGCCGGCGAGGAGCGCAGTAGAGTCCCCACCGCCATGCCCCCAACCGCCTTCACAGCGCTCGACACCCCGCGCCTGCGCCTGCGCCGCTTCCGCGACACGGACCTGAAGGCCTTCGTGGCCTACCGTGCGCTGCCCGAGGTGGCGCGCTTCCAGAGCTGGAGCGACTACGACGAGGCCCGTGGCCGCGCGCTCATCGAGAGCATGCAGGCGCTGCAGCCCGGAACCCCGGGCCAGTGGTTCCAGTTCGCGCTCGAGGAGCGCGCGAGCACCACGCTGGTGGGAGACCTCGCCTTCAAGGTGAGCGAGAGCGAGCCGCGCGAGGCGGAGGTGGGCTTCACGCTCTCGCCCGCGCACCAGGGCCGCGGCTACGGCACGGAGGCCCTGCGCGCCCTGCTCGACTACGCCTTCGGAACCCTGAAGCTGCACCGTGTCATCGCCATCACGGACGCGCTGAACGCCCCGGCCGCCGCGCTGCTCGAGCGCGTGGGGATGCGGCGCGAGGCGCACTACGTGGAGAACGTCTGGTTCAAGGGCGCGTGGGGCAGCGAGTTCCTCTACGCACAGCTCGCGCGCGAGTGGTCGGTCCGCTGATCCGCGCAGGGACCGCTGGTCACGGTGAGGTCACACAGCGGGAGCGGGCGGGTCCCCCTGGACCCTCTGATTGGGGTCCTCGGAGGATCCGCGAGCCGAGTTGCGCTAAGAAGGCCTCCGCGCCTGGCTCAGGATGCCCGTCCACTTTCTTCCCGACAGGGAGAGCCGGGGTTATGTGCGCTCTGTCGCTGGTTCACCTTGGAGATATTCGTGCGCAACTGGAAGATCCTGACTGCGGTCCTCGCCTCCGTCGCCCTCGCGGCCTGCGGTGGCCGGGATGACAACACCGACAACAATCCTCCTCCCCCCGCCTCGACCTACTCGGTCGGCGGCACCGTGTCGGGTCTCTCCGGCACCGGCCTGAAGCTGAAGAACAACGGCGGCGACGAGCTGACCGTGACCGGCAGCACCTTCACCTTCGCGACCAAGATCGCCACGGGCGGCGCTTACGCCGTCACCGTGTCCGCGCAGCCCAACGGCCAGACCTGCACCGTGGCCAATGGCACGGGCACCGTCGGTACCGCGAACGTGACCAACGTCGCGGTCACCTGCGCCAACAACCCCGTCAACACCTTCTCCGTGAGCGGCAATGCGTCTGGCGTCTCCGGCCCGGGCCTCAAGCTCAAGCTCAACAACGGCGCGGACCTGGATGTGACGGCCAACGGTGGGTTCACCTTCCCCACGCCCATCGCCTCCGGTCAGCCGTACAGCGTGACGATCTCCGGGCAGCCCCAGGGCCAGACCTGCACCGTGGCCAACGGCTCGGGCACCATCGCCAACGCGAATGTGACCAACGTCACGGTGACCTGCGCGACGGCGCAGCCGGTGGTGACGCCGAACGCGATGGTGCTTCGCGTGGGTGACGGCACGGGTGCTCCCGCGAGCGGCACCTCGGTGGCTGTCTCGCTGCAGGAGTTCGCCCCGACTGCGGCTTCCGCTGCGGTGAAGACCGTCGCTGTGGATTCTGCCCAGGTCTCCCTCACGTACACCTCGACCACCGAGGGTGGCCTGACGCGCTCGGACAACGGGAAGCTCGTGGCGTTCGGTGCGTACCGTAAGCCGGCGGGTACCGCGAGCGTCACCGCCACGGCCACTGCCGCGACCCGCTCCGCCGTGGGCGTGGACGCGGCGGGCAATGCCACCTACGTGGACTTCCCCGGCGCCTTCGCCAACAGCAACATCCGCAGCGCCACCACGGTGGACGGGACGGGTTACTGGGCCGCGGGTACGAGCAACGTGAGCGGAACCTTCTCGGGTGGCGTGTGGTTCAACACCAACCCGACGGGCACTCCCGTCCAGATCACCAGCACGCCGAACAACTCGCGCTGGGTGAGCATCTACGGCGGCCAGCTCTACGTCTCCTCCGCCCAGACCTCCGGCACGACTCCCTTCGTCGGCGTGGTCTCCGTGGGCACCGGCATCCCCCAGACGTCTGGCGCCTTCGCCAAGGTCGTCGCGAACTCGGCCAATGCCTCTTCGCCCAACGGCTACGCCTTCGTGGACAGCGACGGCAACGGCAGCGTGGACGTGCTCTACCTCGCCTCGGACAACCAGCCTGCCAACAAGGATGCGCTGAACGTGACGAAGTTCACGCTCAACACCGCGGACAACACCTGGGTGGCTGTTGCCGACTTCGTGCCGGCGCTTCCGGCTGCTGACTCGACCATTACCAAGGGGACGGGCGCCCGCGGGCTCGCGGCCGCGCGCGCTGCGGATGGCACGGTCATCGTTTACGTCACCACGGGCTCCTTCGTGCAGACCGGCGACCCAGCCAACGCGAACGACAACAAGCTCGTGTTCTTCAACGACAACGGGACGAACAAGACTCCTGCTGTCAGCGTGATCGCGGCGGCCGACACCGGCTACAACTTCCGCGGCGTGGCGCTCGCGCCGAACCCGTAGTCGAAGTTCGTCGCTGAAGTCTCGAGGCCCCCTGTCCCGCGAAGCAGCGGGACAGGGGCTTCTTCTTGGCGCACGGCGACCGGCCGTCGGCGGTCTCAACCGGTCATCGCGACGGCCCTGGCGAAGAGCTCGGCGGGCGTCTTCCAGTCGAGCGTCTGGCGGGGGCGGGTGTTGAGGGAGTGGGCGGCGGCGTCGAGCTGGGCGGTCGAGACAAGGCTCAAGTCGGTGCCCTGGGGGAAGTACGGGCGCAGCAGTCCGTTGGTGCTCTCGTTGCTGCCGCGCTGCCAGGGGCTGTGGGGGTCGCAGAAGTAGACTTGGACGTCCGTGTCGACGGTGAAGCGCACGTGCTCGGCCATCTCCTTGCCCTGTCCCAGGTGAGGCTGCGGCGCAAGGCTTGCGGCAGTTGCTGAATTTTCTGGGTGAGGGCCTCGCGCACGCCGGGGGCGGTGCGCCCGGAGGGCAGCAGCAGCACGTAGCGACTGGTGCGCTCCACGAGGGTGGCGATGGCGCTCTTGCCCCGCTTGCCCACCAGCAAGTCGCCCTCCCAGTGGCCAGGCACCGCCCTGTCCTCGGCCTTGGGCGGCCTCTCTCTGAACATGACGCGGTCGGGTAGCTGGCCAGGGCAGGGGCACGCTCGATGGCGGTGGGGGCTATCAGCCCCCACCGCACCTATCAAACTTGCCGCACGCTCATGTGATTTCAGCAGGAACAGGCGCTTCCCATCCCTTGGAGGCGGTCCCTAGCAATCGCTTTCCAACGCACCAATGTCGCCCGCTCCGCCGCACACGGTTTTTCCCGGATATGCGGTTGCACTATTGCGCGCGGGAGAGAGCGGTTGGGTGTAGAAATCGTTGACCTCTGGATTTGTCACAAAGAGCGGGGAGCCAACCTGAGTCCCGTAGTACTCAAGATTGAAGTCGCCACGCTCGTTTCCACACCAATGCCAATCCTCGAGCCCAACAGCATTGAACTGGCACCGGAATTGCGGAGCGCCAGAGCTCCGATAATGGAGGTTGTGAAACGTCTCAATGTCGATTGCGTAAAGCCACGCCAGGCCCATCGAGTAGTCAACGTTACTGAAAATATTGTTGAACACGTACACTTCCCCCACATGCATGCCCGCTTGGGTGTACTGCTCTGCGAGCGAGATTCCTGCTCCCGTAATGTTGTGGAATGTGTTCCAGCCAATGTCAGCCTCGTGCGTTTTCCCCAGTACAATTCCACCACTCGACTTGGGACAGCCGGAGCCGAGGCCGTAGAATCTGTTTCTGCGGAAGACGAGGTTTGTTACTTGGTCGTTGGCGCTGTTTCCGGTTCCGATTCCGCCGCACGAATCGTGGATTTTCACATCCTCCACCAACACCTTGTTTGCTCCAAAGTGCATCACGATCGCTTGGTTTGAACTCTCGCCCTTAGGTTCGTAAAACCCGTAGAAGTTCCCCCCTGAGACGGATACCTGGTCGCAGTCCTTGATGTCGACGGCGTTCTCAACCACTCCTCTGGCAGATGCAGTACCGTAAGCGGTGTTGTTCTTGAAGGTGATGTTGTATGGGCGTGTCGTTCCTCCCCCGCCCGTCGCTGGACCTTGACACTGAATGGCGTCGCCAGAGTTGTCGAACATCGTGTTTTCTTCGACCGTCACATCTCTGGATTCGCCAATGACACCAACGGCATGCGCATCCGCGCGTTTTCTGCAGATGTTTTCGTAACTGCAGAAGTATTGTGAGCCGCAATCCGAGTGAGTCGAGCAAGTTCGGACGCTGCCATTCAACGTGCCCACGCAGAGATTGCTGCTGGATTCGCATGTGCCGCTTGTCCCGCAGCCTTCTGGAACTGGTTCGTCGCACCGCTGCGCTTGGTAGTTGTCGTGGATTTTGTTCCACCGAACGACGATATCGTGCGCGCCCTTTTCAATCTGAATTGCCGTCCCATTGGTACTGCGACGCACCTCTGACCCGATGAGCGCGGAGTGGTGCGCGCCTGCAGTTGTGAACAAGACGGCTGCTTGCCGCTGGTTGTTCATGTCGATTGTCAGGTCGCGCAAGATCCAATAGCTCTTTGTGACGGTAAACATCGCCTTGATGGGCGACCCGACGAGAATTGGCTTGGACTCGCCAATTGCTCCCATGATTGTGATAGGGGCACTCGACGAGCCGTCAACTGCGCCATCGAGAGTAACAACCATATTGTTGTATGTGCCCGCGTGGATAAATAGCGTCTGTCCCGGCTGAAGTCGGCTTACGGCATAAGCTATCGTTGCCCATGGGGCCGCAACGGTTCCTCTCGAAGGTTGGTCGACACCCCCGAGCGCCACATGGCGAATGTTCGAAGGGTCTAGGTTTGTCAGGCCGGTGAATCCGGTCTCGGTTGCGATTTGCGATGCAGTCCGAGCATCGCCGGCCACGACAACTCCAGAGGGACTCGCAGCAACTGAGGTCGCGAGGGCTAGTCCCACAAGTACGGCAAAACGTTTTTGGAGCATTGCGTTCTCCCGGCTTCAAATGTCCGGGCGGACGCAAGCATGCTTGCTTGCTAAGCGAGCAGGGGAATTGCTGATGCAATAGTTGAATGGGAAATGTCAAACATAATCTGTGTTGGGATTTCGACGGCGGACTCTCCCATTCGTCGAACTGGCACTTTGGTTCAAGTGTCCGCGACCGTCGGAGATGAGCCGGAGGCGGATGCCACATTAGGTGGTGCCGCGCAGACTGCAGACCTCTCTCGCTGATCGATGATGTCCGGCGCATTTGGTCTGGCGCAACTCCGTTGCCCTCACTCGCGCTAACGTCAGCAGGCGGCTTCGCGTGTGTGGACAGCGGTGGTGGCATGGAAGCGTGCGGTCCGGCGGCCCATTGCGCGGTGATGGCGTGTACGTTGAACAAGGCGCGCCCGCTTCGGATGGGGCAACGCCTCCCGAAATTGCCAACAAACTGTTGTCCTTCGATGACGCTTGAGCGACTCACGTCCCAGGAATGAAGGTCATCGCAACGGGCGCACGCGAACCACAGCTTCCGCGGCGTGGCGCTCGCGCCGAACCCGTAGTCGAAGTTCACAGCTGAAGTCTC
Protein-coding sequences here:
- a CDS encoding right-handed parallel beta-helix repeat-containing protein encodes the protein MAGDARTASQIATETGFTGLTNLDPSNIRHVALGGVDQPSRGTVAAPWATIAYAVSRLQPGQTLFIHAGTYNNMVVTLDGAVDGSSSAPITIMGAIGESKPILVGSPIKAMFTVTKSYWILRDLTIDMNNQRQAAVLFTTAGAHHSALIGSEVRRSTNGTAIQIEKGAHDIVVRWNKIHDNYQAQRCDEPVPEGCGTSGTCESSSNLCVGTLNGSVRTCSTHSDCGSQYFCSYENICRKRADAHAVGVIGESRDVTVEENTMFDNSGDAIQCQGPATGGGGTTRPYNITFKNNTAYGTASARGVVENAVDIKDCDQVSVSGGNFYGFYEPKGESSNQAIVMHFGANKVLVEDVKIHDSCGGIGTGNSANDQVTNLVFRRNRFYGLGSGCPKSSGGIVLGKTHEADIGWNTFHNITGAGISLAEQYTQAGMHVGEVYVFNNIFSNVDYSMGLAWLYAIDIETFHNLHYRSSGAPQFRCQFNAVGLEDWHWCGNERGDFNLEYYGTQVGSPLFVTNPEVNDFYTQPLSPARNSATAYPGKTVCGGAGDIGALESDC
- a CDS encoding GNAT family N-acetyltransferase; this encodes MPPTAFTALDTPRLRLRRFRDTDLKAFVAYRALPEVARFQSWSDYDEARGRALIESMQALQPGTPGQWFQFALEERASTTLVGDLAFKVSESEPREAEVGFTLSPAHQGRGYGTEALRALLDYAFGTLKLHRVIAITDALNAPAAALLERVGMRREAHYVENVWFKGAWGSEFLYAQLAREWSVR